In Candidatus Goldiibacteriota bacterium, a genomic segment contains:
- the rpiB gene encoding ribose 5-phosphate isomerase B yields MKIALASDHAGLELKDFIKQHLEKQGHEVKDYGTYTEESCDYTDFAELACDAVVKGQSERGILFCGTGIGMSIVANKIKGIYAALVDNTFSAAMTRRHNDSNVLVMPGRLIGKDIAKEIAGIWIATQYEGGRHDRRLNKIKAVENKNMK; encoded by the coding sequence ATGAAAATAGCGCTTGCCAGCGACCACGCGGGATTGGAATTAAAAGACTTTATAAAACAGCACCTTGAAAAACAGGGCCATGAAGTGAAGGATTACGGCACATATACTGAAGAGTCGTGTGATTATACGGATTTCGCGGAGCTTGCCTGTGATGCTGTCGTTAAGGGACAGTCTGAAAGGGGAATTCTTTTCTGCGGGACGGGGATCGGCATGTCAATTGTTGCCAATAAGATAAAGGGCATTTACGCCGCGCTTGTGGATAATACATTTTCAGCCGCAATGACAAGGCGGCATAACGACAGTAATGTGCTGGTGATGCCCGGCCGTCTTATAGGAAAAGACATTGCAAAAGAAATAGCGGGTATCTGGATTGCCACCCAATATGAAGGCGGCAGGCATGACAGGCGGCTAAACAAGATTAAAGCGGTTGAAAATAAAAATATGAAATAA
- a CDS encoding serine hydroxymethyltransferase, with product MDFTNYIEAIDSEVAEIIKDEVKRNQETLLMIASENYADEAVLQAQGSVFTNKYAEGYPTKRFYQGVGNSDRVEQLAIDRAKQLFGAEHANVQPNSGSQANQAVYLAMLQPGDAILGMNLAAGGHLTHGAAASSSGKLYKAHAYSVNKETYMLDYDEIAAAAKEVQPKIIVAGASAYPRQIDFKKFREIADSVGALLMCDIAHYAGLVAAKLYPDPVPYADFVTTTTHKTLKGPRGGMVMCKEKYAKQINSAVFPGLQGGPLMHVIAAKAICFKEAMTPAFKDYQQQVMKNAQALAAELLKKGYKILTGGTDCHMILLDLRPNKINGRDSARALEDAGITLNKNGVPFDTESPFVTSGIRIGTPAITARGMKEGEMTLIADWMDQVLKNIGDAALKEKIRGQVKSLCAKFPVYDK from the coding sequence ATGGATTTTACAAATTACATTGAAGCAATAGACAGTGAAGTGGCGGAAATAATCAAAGATGAAGTGAAAAGAAATCAGGAAACGCTTTTAATGATAGCGTCGGAAAACTACGCGGATGAAGCCGTGCTTCAGGCGCAGGGTTCCGTGTTTACAAATAAGTACGCGGAAGGATACCCTACAAAACGTTTTTATCAGGGCGTGGGCAATTCAGACAGGGTGGAACAGCTTGCCATTGACAGGGCAAAACAGCTGTTTGGCGCGGAACACGCCAATGTGCAGCCAAACTCCGGTTCGCAGGCAAACCAGGCCGTTTATCTTGCGATGCTGCAGCCGGGCGATGCAATACTTGGAATGAACCTTGCGGCGGGAGGACATTTAACGCACGGCGCGGCGGCATCTTCGTCGGGCAAACTTTACAAAGCGCACGCGTATTCCGTGAATAAAGAAACGTATATGCTTGACTATGATGAAATAGCGGCTGCGGCAAAAGAAGTGCAGCCTAAAATAATAGTGGCGGGAGCGTCGGCATATCCAAGGCAGATAGACTTTAAAAAATTCAGGGAAATAGCTGATTCCGTGGGCGCGCTGCTTATGTGCGACATTGCGCATTACGCGGGGCTTGTTGCCGCCAAACTGTATCCGGATCCGGTTCCGTACGCTGATTTTGTAACAACCACCACGCATAAGACCTTAAAAGGGCCAAGGGGCGGCATGGTAATGTGCAAAGAAAAATACGCCAAACAGATAAATTCAGCCGTATTTCCGGGGCTGCAGGGCGGGCCTTTAATGCATGTGATAGCCGCCAAGGCGATTTGTTTTAAAGAGGCAATGACGCCTGCTTTTAAAGATTATCAGCAGCAGGTTATGAAAAACGCGCAGGCTCTGGCCGCTGAACTTCTGAAAAAAGGCTATAAAATATTAACCGGCGGCACTGACTGCCACATGATTCTGCTTGATTTAAGGCCCAATAAAATCAACGGGCGTGATTCGGCGAGAGCCCTTGAAGACGCGGGAATAACATTGAATAAAAACGGCGTGCCTTTTGACACTGAAAGCCCGTTTGTCACATCCGGCATCAGGATAGGAACGCCCGCTATTACCGCGCGGGGCATGAAAGAAGGAGAAATGACACTAATCGCGGACTGGATGGATCAGGTGCTGAAAAATATCGGGGACGCGGCATTAAAAGAAAAAATCCGCGGTCAGGTTAAATCGCTGTGCGCTAAATTCCCGGTGTACGACAAATAA